From one Candidatus Nitrospira nitrosa genomic stretch:
- a CDS encoding glycosyltransferase family 9 protein, with translation MNWTVDLLCPAHLEDIGRALPGISTVVTWDGAGWKQRALQAEKEFRPEYLVEADTDIRAIVKETYDCAFVLNQHPRAILAGALLARDSMGAISGGPLDHKLSPWATYVRSVASDKGDNRVHLADAFCGMCGVAPPKEMMPLQVLSAPLPPDLDAIRQSDEAWIGLLVGAGDSERVIPASVLVQLITACLNRLPHGRVVLLGSRHEQERAHWIQTKLSPSLLGRVWDTIGRLSLSELALVLTRCQVVIGADTGPLHLAAAVGTKVIGWYFARARLHETGPYGPHHWVWQATGGAGHAQPAIIPHRWPIDETIALLSGEQVDSVPGWSLWESHRDQWGAYYVQAGREAIAPLQREHVWTDLHLAVG, from the coding sequence GTGAATTGGACTGTTGATCTTCTGTGCCCTGCACACTTGGAGGACATCGGGCGGGCACTTCCTGGAATTTCTACAGTGGTGACATGGGATGGAGCTGGGTGGAAGCAACGTGCGCTCCAGGCTGAGAAAGAATTCCGACCGGAATATCTCGTTGAGGCCGACACCGATATTCGCGCGATCGTGAAAGAGACTTATGACTGTGCGTTCGTCCTCAACCAACATCCTCGAGCGATCCTGGCCGGTGCACTCCTGGCACGGGATAGCATGGGAGCAATTTCAGGAGGTCCGCTCGATCACAAATTATCACCGTGGGCGACCTATGTGCGAAGTGTTGCCAGCGACAAAGGAGACAACCGCGTTCATTTGGCCGACGCGTTCTGCGGGATGTGCGGGGTAGCTCCACCGAAAGAGATGATGCCCCTGCAAGTTCTCTCCGCACCACTTCCCCCCGATCTTGATGCGATCAGGCAATCTGATGAAGCCTGGATCGGACTACTCGTGGGTGCGGGAGATTCGGAGCGAGTCATTCCTGCCTCGGTCTTGGTGCAGCTGATCACCGCCTGCCTGAATAGACTCCCACACGGTCGAGTCGTGCTCCTCGGGAGTCGGCACGAACAAGAACGGGCTCACTGGATTCAGACGAAGCTTTCTCCGTCCCTGTTAGGCCGTGTGTGGGACACCATCGGTCGACTGTCCTTGTCCGAACTCGCGCTTGTGCTTACCCGCTGTCAGGTTGTCATCGGGGCAGATACCGGGCCGCTTCATCTGGCAGCTGCTGTAGGGACAAAGGTGATTGGCTGGTACTTTGCTAGAGCGAGGCTTCACGAAACGGGGCCCTATGGACCACACCATTGGGTCTGGCAAGCAACCGGAGGTGCGGGGCACGCTCAGCCGGCGATCATCCCACATCGTTGGCCAATCGATGAGACGATCGCACTTCTGTCGGGCGAGCAGGTCGATTCGGTTCCAGGCTGGTCACTGTGGGAAAGTCATCGAGATCAGTGGGGGGCCTACTATGTTCAGGCCGGGCGGGAAGCGATCGCTCCACTTCAACGAGAACACGTGTGGACGGACTTACATCTCGCTGTGGGGTGA
- a CDS encoding flagellin N-terminal helical domain-containing protein, which translates to MALIVNNNPASIAAQRNLSINTLSLNRSVEHLSSGLRITRAADDAAGLGLSESLRAQIRSINQATRNANDGISLTQIADGAAATIGSLLARLRELSSQSASGTVGNTERSYIDQEFLALRSEIDRIAQVTEFNGQALTSGSSISFSIAIGFRSGSGNTLSLDLNDITTTSLGLSSVNVSTSANATSALANVDSAISAIATARAEYGSIQNRFEATIANLQVTSENLTSAESRIRDADIALETSIFTKNQILVQAGIATLAQANTLPQQALALLRG; encoded by the coding sequence ATGGCACTTATCGTTAACAACAATCCCGCGTCGATTGCGGCTCAGCGAAATCTTTCGATTAACACGCTGAGCTTGAACCGTTCGGTTGAGCATTTATCATCCGGTCTTCGAATCACGCGCGCCGCGGATGATGCCGCTGGTCTCGGACTGTCGGAGTCCTTGCGGGCGCAGATTCGTAGTATCAACCAGGCGACGCGAAATGCCAATGATGGTATCAGTTTGACGCAGATCGCCGACGGGGCGGCAGCGACCATTGGGTCGCTGTTGGCACGGCTTCGCGAACTGTCGTCCCAGTCCGCGAGCGGCACGGTGGGTAATACTGAGCGCTCCTACATTGACCAGGAGTTTCTCGCGCTGCGTTCAGAAATTGATCGTATCGCTCAGGTGACCGAATTCAACGGTCAGGCACTAACAAGTGGTTCATCGATCAGCTTCTCCATCGCGATCGGGTTCCGGAGTGGTAGCGGCAACACGTTGAGCCTGGACCTGAACGATATCACCACGACGTCGTTGGGACTCAGCAGTGTGAACGTTTCGACATCCGCCAATGCTACAAGCGCATTAGCAAATGTCGACAGCGCGATCAGCGCGATTGCAACCGCACGAGCCGAATACGGTTCGATTCAGAACCGGTTCGAGGCGACGATTGCCAATCTGCAGGTGACGAGTGAGAATCTTACCTCTGCAGAATCACGGATCCGCGATGCGGACATCGCGCTTGAGACGTCCATCTTCACCAAGAATCAGATCTTGGTGCAGGCCGGTATCGCAACGTTGGCGCAGGCCAACACGCTACCGCAACAAGCGCTGGCGTTACTCAGAGGATAA
- a CDS encoding CgeB family protein, which yields MQYLNHNIERLRQSAPELAEAVRHSVGGVLTIVPSREGSPSATHEGQWVHSAYDPKKEAGSWAEQQRKEWKTEEVAVILGVGLLYHVEALALAHSPDARIVVVVPDVSVLKDAMGARPIGQWVDRIHWVAGTPEEMATQLTAQSSPLRFLTYGPAARLHADVHERLQTSLSRLMARKAGGQLHVAVVGPIYGGSLPIARYVVSALNQLGHRVSWLDHHVHQGSYEAFGSYREARHRLMLQSRFADVLSLSTMAHLAEDPPDLVLAIAQAPLGLAVLQHLRKKKFLTAMWFVENYRHLTYWQQLAAGYDYWFVIQQGSCLDALKRAGAAHVHYLPMAADPTVHRPMTLTAAEYREYGSDVSFVGAGYANRRTLLPQWLSHEWTMKLWGNEWDGAAALSGVLQRDGARIDTDTCMKVFNATAVNLNLHSCSGTGMDPQPDFVNPRTFELAACGAFQLVDDRTLLPALFTSDEVESFRRTEDVPPLIRRWLTDADGRRRYAEASRQRVLRDHTYGHRLQELLATVGLSQPDRIGSILRGDRLTVGLKERAASVPELLPLLNRFPAGQRVELKDLAADIRARASGRQLAREELLVLMMDSYRAETKDLV from the coding sequence GTGCAGTATCTGAATCACAACATAGAGAGACTTCGCCAGAGCGCTCCGGAACTTGCGGAAGCCGTGCGGCACAGTGTCGGTGGAGTCTTGACGATCGTTCCATCGCGAGAGGGTTCTCCTTCCGCTACTCATGAAGGGCAATGGGTCCACAGCGCCTATGATCCAAAGAAAGAGGCTGGGTCATGGGCGGAACAGCAGCGCAAGGAATGGAAAACTGAAGAGGTGGCTGTAATTCTTGGGGTTGGCCTTCTCTATCACGTGGAGGCGCTCGCCCTTGCTCACTCTCCAGATGCTCGAATCGTCGTCGTGGTACCGGATGTGTCCGTATTGAAAGATGCAATGGGTGCGAGGCCCATCGGGCAGTGGGTCGATAGGATTCACTGGGTGGCCGGGACACCGGAGGAAATGGCCACGCAGTTGACTGCACAATCCTCCCCGTTGCGGTTCTTAACCTATGGGCCGGCGGCACGGTTGCATGCGGATGTGCATGAGCGACTCCAGACGAGCCTCAGTCGGCTGATGGCTAGAAAGGCGGGAGGCCAGCTGCATGTGGCGGTGGTCGGCCCAATCTATGGAGGGTCATTGCCGATTGCTCGCTATGTCGTATCGGCGTTGAATCAGTTGGGACATCGAGTTAGTTGGCTTGATCACCATGTTCATCAAGGTAGCTATGAGGCGTTCGGATCCTATCGCGAAGCGCGCCATCGCCTGATGCTTCAAAGTCGATTTGCCGATGTGCTCAGCTTGAGCACGATGGCGCATCTGGCGGAAGATCCACCCGATCTGGTTCTGGCTATTGCCCAAGCTCCGTTGGGTTTGGCGGTGTTGCAACATCTGCGTAAGAAGAAGTTTCTAACCGCCATGTGGTTTGTGGAGAACTATCGTCATCTGACCTACTGGCAACAGTTGGCGGCGGGATATGACTACTGGTTTGTTATCCAGCAAGGGAGCTGTCTCGATGCGTTGAAGCGGGCTGGGGCGGCTCACGTGCACTACCTGCCTATGGCAGCAGATCCCACGGTGCATCGTCCAATGACTCTGACAGCGGCTGAGTACCGGGAGTATGGATCCGACGTCTCGTTTGTCGGGGCTGGTTATGCCAACCGAAGAACACTCTTGCCACAGTGGCTCTCTCACGAGTGGACGATGAAACTGTGGGGGAATGAATGGGACGGTGCCGCCGCGCTTTCAGGAGTGCTTCAACGCGACGGTGCCAGAATCGATACAGATACCTGTATGAAGGTGTTCAACGCCACCGCCGTGAATTTGAATCTGCATTCATGCTCAGGGACGGGCATGGATCCTCAACCGGACTTTGTGAACCCTCGTACGTTTGAATTGGCGGCCTGCGGCGCGTTTCAGCTCGTGGATGACAGGACACTTCTTCCCGCTCTGTTTACGTCGGATGAGGTGGAGTCCTTTCGTCGCACCGAAGATGTCCCACCGCTGATCCGGAGATGGCTCACGGATGCGGACGGTCGCCGTCGCTATGCTGAGGCGTCGCGTCAACGGGTGTTGCGCGATCATACCTATGGCCACCGTCTACAAGAGCTCCTTGCCACAGTGGGCCTTTCTCAACCCGATCGCATTGGCTCGATCTTGCGAGGAGACCGGCTCACAGTTGGCCTCAAGGAACGAGCCGCTTCCGTGCCGGAGCTGCTTCCCTTGCTCAATCGTTTTCCAGCTGGGCAACGAGTTGAGTTGAAGGATCTTGCGGCTGATATTCGAGCGCGAGCTTCTGGACGGCAACTGGCTCGAGAGGAGTTGTTGGTCCTGATGATGGATAGTTACCGAGCCGAAACAAAAGATCTGGTTTAA
- a CDS encoding glycosyltransferase family 9 protein — protein MKRGPRGQDGYVAVKQVLIINITRMGDLVQMGALLNRLHDEWPGVAVDLVVDRRFAPVASLLTGLREVIALDFHALIDESRALVKDVVALYQDVAAWAKPLAEQRYDRVINLTFNRPSALLTGFIGASDIRGAQSAWDGGMVVENPWMGYFCDFHQFRRLNRFNLVDIYALGGSGPGTFSPLRLSLSHEDHTWARDALTGVTGWIAVQAGASDSMKAWRPHLFGLALANVSKRWQGGILFIGSREEEATIAEVVQVYREAGGKSPVKTFAGRTTLNQLAGLLAECRLLLTNDTGPMHIGVAVGTSVIDLSVGHVDFQETGPYGSGHWVVQPELDCAPCGFDQVCAHHACKDRISPDLVADLMCHVLDIGLCPSQGFGARLYESGVDEDGLGTFRLKVGTESPITAWYAAFWRHYWYEAHTGSRSQCSLPEGPPPDVSEVNVQLRALRPLLKLACKRADEIARLARRTSVDILQLKRLQHEQRADQERLLRIGMTTEALAPLAAAFERHMRNDNLIGLDRLAKHQAGAYHTWLRRLVEVERCLIGTDRSVTPGHRGKLIVVGSERHAA, from the coding sequence GTGAAGCGTGGGCCGCGCGGGCAAGATGGGTACGTTGCGGTGAAACAAGTCCTGATCATTAATATCACCCGGATGGGCGATCTCGTCCAGATGGGCGCATTGTTGAATCGACTCCATGACGAATGGCCTGGGGTTGCCGTTGATCTTGTAGTGGATCGCCGGTTTGCACCTGTCGCGTCATTGCTGACGGGCTTACGCGAGGTGATTGCTTTAGATTTTCACGCGCTCATCGATGAGAGCCGTGCACTCGTGAAGGATGTGGTGGCGCTGTACCAAGATGTGGCGGCCTGGGCGAAGCCATTGGCGGAGCAGCGGTACGATCGAGTCATCAATCTGACGTTCAACAGGCCGAGCGCACTATTGACCGGATTCATTGGAGCATCCGATATTCGTGGGGCACAAAGCGCATGGGATGGTGGGATGGTCGTCGAGAATCCCTGGATGGGGTATTTCTGTGATTTCCACCAGTTTCGCCGACTCAATCGGTTCAATCTCGTTGACATCTATGCCCTTGGTGGCAGTGGCCCAGGGACATTTTCCCCGCTCCGACTGTCTCTTTCTCATGAGGATCACACGTGGGCGCGAGACGCCCTGACAGGGGTGACAGGGTGGATTGCCGTACAGGCCGGGGCGAGCGACAGTATGAAGGCCTGGCGCCCACATCTGTTTGGCCTTGCCTTGGCGAATGTGAGTAAACGATGGCAAGGCGGCATACTCTTCATCGGAAGCCGAGAAGAGGAAGCAACCATTGCAGAAGTCGTACAGGTCTACCGGGAAGCCGGAGGGAAGAGCCCAGTCAAGACTTTCGCTGGCCGCACAACGTTGAACCAACTCGCAGGTTTGCTGGCGGAATGTCGATTATTGCTGACCAACGATACGGGACCGATGCATATCGGGGTGGCGGTCGGCACATCGGTGATCGACCTTTCGGTGGGACATGTCGATTTTCAGGAAACTGGCCCCTATGGGTCTGGCCATTGGGTGGTTCAACCGGAGTTGGACTGTGCTCCCTGCGGGTTCGACCAAGTCTGTGCCCATCATGCGTGCAAGGACCGCATCTCACCGGATCTTGTGGCCGATCTCATGTGCCATGTGTTGGATATCGGATTGTGCCCATCACAGGGATTCGGGGCACGTCTCTACGAGTCCGGAGTGGATGAGGATGGGCTGGGTACCTTTCGCTTGAAGGTAGGAACGGAGTCTCCTATCACGGCGTGGTATGCCGCATTCTGGCGTCACTACTGGTATGAAGCCCATACCGGATCGCGGAGCCAATGTTCACTTCCCGAGGGCCCGCCTCCCGATGTATCGGAAGTGAATGTCCAGCTGCGGGCCCTGCGGCCTCTGCTTAAGCTAGCCTGTAAAAGAGCTGATGAGATTGCGCGCCTGGCTCGTCGGACATCGGTAGATATTCTGCAGCTGAAACGCCTTCAGCACGAACAACGAGCTGATCAGGAGCGGTTGCTTCGCATTGGGATGACCACTGAGGCGCTGGCTCCCCTCGCGGCTGCCTTCGAGCGTCACATGCGAAACGACAACCTCATCGGGTTGGACCGGCTTGCGAAGCATCAGGCTGGTGCCTATCACACATGGTTGAGACGTCTGGTAGAGGTCGAGCGGTGTCTGATTGGCACTGATCGGTCGGTCACACCTGGTCATAGGGGAAAGCTGATCGTGGTTGGGTCGGAGCGGCACGCGGCATGA